One window of Amaranthus tricolor cultivar Red isolate AtriRed21 chromosome 13, ASM2621246v1, whole genome shotgun sequence genomic DNA carries:
- the LOC130798327 gene encoding rho-N domain-containing protein 1, chloroplastic-like: MSRTLNILPNNGQGYGASESTFLPCLGVSGRAVSVPTCPRSECKSTQVKITLPKRSLKHMSFICKASSSGHRRNPDFSRQNRSGYFRNRNRSNEERDNSENPDDSEFLSTKNGPLLSLSNSTKSHATAAPGHREREIVELFRKVQAQLRQRTAVKEEKKFEFVKGKNKESETVDSLLKLLRKHSVEQVKGKVNGGSANEFSLDYPRQSGQSNEDRSKSFNSDNIREDPQETNKPSFSRPPSAFRRRSPVPRVRFEPIVSTSHLNIKTDETLSETDHDPESESDLEPDMDLVSGLEFEQEEEKDEEAEPELVMEADYIDEPTIGKLSETKFLDAEEDDSDEKEAKVHAELKDLNTMKLSELRALAKARGMKGFSKLKKSELVGLLSDDPI, translated from the coding sequence GCTATGGAGCATCTGAAAGCACCTTTCTTCCGTGTTTGGGAGTTTCTGGAAGGGCAGTCAGTGTACCAACTTGTCCTCGAAGCGAATGTAAAAGTACTCAGGTGAAAATTACATTGCCAAAGCGTTCGTTGAAGCACATGTCTTTTATCTGCAAGGCAAGTAGCAGTGGTCATAGAAGAAATCCTGACTTCTCTAGGCAGAACAGGTCTGGTTACTTTCGAAATAGGAATCGATCAAATGAAGAGCGGGACAATTCTGAGAATCCTGACGATTCCGAGTTCTTATCAACCAAAAACGGGCCATTACTTTCTCTTTCCAATAGCACAAAGTCCCATGCGACTGCTGCTCCTGGACATAGGGAAAGGGAAATTGTCGAACTTTTTAGGAAGGTTCAGGCTCAACTTCGCCAAAGAACAGCGGTCAAGGAAGAGAAGAAGTTTGAATTCGTCAAAGGAAAGAATAAAGAGAGTGAAACAGTTGATTCTCTACTTAAGCTTTTGAGAAAGCATTCAGTTGAGCAGGTTAAAGGGAAAGTTAATGGTGGCAGTGCCAACGAATTCAGTTTAGATTATCCGAGACAGAGTGGGCAATCCAATGAAGATAGGAGCAAAAGCTTCAATTCCGATAATATTAGGGAAGATCCGCAGGAAACCAATAAGCCTTCATTTAGCCGTCCACCATCCGCTTTCAGGCGCAGGTCTCCTGTTCCAAGGGTTAGATTTGAGCCAATTGTGTCTACTTCGCATCTAAATATCAAGACTGATGAGACCCTTTCTGAAACCGACCATGATCCTGAATCAGAATCTGATCTGGAGCCGGATATGGATCTGGTGTCAGGACTAGAGTTTGAacaagaagaagagaaagacgAAGAGGCTGAGCCAGAGTTGGTTATGGAAGCTGATTACATAGACGAACCCACAATTGGTAAGCTGTCCGAGACCAAGTTTTTGGATGCTGAAGAAGACGATTCTGATGAGAAAGAAGCAAAGGTACATGCTGAACTCAAGGACTTGAATACTATGAAGCTATCGGAGTTGAGAGCGCTTGCAAAAGCTAGAGGCATGAAAGGGTTCTCGAAATTGAAGAAATCGGAGCTTGTTGGGCTGCTCAGTGATGATCCCATATAA